One part of the Magallana gigas chromosome 5, xbMagGiga1.1, whole genome shotgun sequence genome encodes these proteins:
- the LOC105341803 gene encoding uncharacterized protein, which produces METSGKFINFVIIITVVTVTQGTAYGQGTSPCCSRNQTQNIAECCLCDSSNCSAFGLKTLYSDDIDKCILSTTSTDSTSAVGTTLSESETSTTYTTPPTGEDGGQVTLCVSACPGGFYEDQNQTCQRCDELCKNCTMDTCLECTYGRNSTGDCCPNGTRSKDNGNITICVVIPSTREQAVDDKKYIIIGCVVGGVVVLGLLVFVVCLCCRRQGNGQQGQTRPISRLLELRKRKNYDYPDFQLPSANELKSVEESIVTGGRGPGPYENTATLDHRDIARRAQQEQDKIGRYARDPTGKKKKGNQSNANDDEEPQETYENQSTIDLHSKGVHKKKKGPFNKLSQKFRSKKGHKQLDAKTRRKTEPPAVTEPLEAYEDVNSPSPQADLPTETYEDVGSGHPDFPQENYEGVDRPVNLNDDMPTEEYTAMDPSTLQPQAETQPKKKSKKPKKKAISQKGAENPTFSSENPYANYTSGAQQIQQSESDLQIYQNLAVGPEEEYVNY; this is translated from the exons ATGGAAACCAGCGGGAAATTCATTAACTTTGTGATTATTATAACGGTTGTGACTGTCACACAG GGTACTGCCTATGGCCAAGGGACTTCACCTTGTTGCAGCAGAAACCAAACTCAGAATATCGCGGAATGTTGCTTGTGTGATTCGTCAAATTGTTCGGCCTTCGGCCTCAAAACATTATATTCAGATGACATTGACAAATGTATACTTTCCACAACCTCCACCGACTCCACGTCTGCCGTGGGGACCACTTTATCGGAGTCGGAGACCTCCACCACTTACACAACACCACCCACTGGGGAGGACGGGGGACAAGTCACTCTCTGTGTATCGGCGTGTCCGGGAGGGTTTTATGAAGATCAGAATCAAACATGCCAACGGTGTGACGAACTGTGCAAGAACTGTACAATGGACACGTGCTTAGAATGCACATATGGAAGGAACTCTACTGGTGACTGCTGTCCCAATGGAACACGGTCAAAAGATAATGGAAATATTACCATTTGCGTGGTCATACCGTCTACCCGGGAACAAGCAGTCgatgacaaaaaatacataatcatTGGATGTGTTGTTGGCGGGGTGGTAGTCCTCGGACTTCTGGTTTTTGTGGTCTGTTTATGTTGCCGTAGACAAGGAAATGGTCAACAAGGTCAAACACGCCCTATAAGTCGGTTGTTGGAG CTCAGGAAAAGAAAGAATTACGATTACCCTGACTTCCAGCTTCCAAGTGCAAACGAGTTAAAAAGTGTTGAGGAATCAATAGTCACCGGCGGCAGAGGGCCCGGGCCGTACGAGAACACCGCCACATTGGACCATAGAGACATTGCTAGGCGTGCTCAGCAGGAACAGGACAAGATCGGCCGCTACGCAAGAGATCCCACGGGGAAAAAG AAGAAAGGAAACCAAAGCAACGCCAATGACGACGAAGAGCCCCAGGAAACGTATGAAAATCAATCGACCATTGACTTACACAGCAAGGGGGTCcataagaaaaagaaaggacCATTCAACAAACTTTCACAAAAGTTCAGATCGAAAAAGGGGCACAAGCAATTAGATGCTAAGACTAGGAGAAAAACGGAACCTCCAGCGGTGACGGAACCATTGGAAGCATACGAGGATGTGAACTCTCCCTCTCCTCAGGCGGATTTACCGACGGAGACGTACGAAGATGTGGGATCTGGTCATCCGGACTTCCCGCAGGAAAATTACGAAGGTGTAGACAGGCCCGTTAACCTTAACGACGATATGCCAACCGAAGAATATACCGCCATGGACCCCAGTACACTACAGCCTCAGGCAGAAACTCaaccaaagaaaaaaagtaaaaaaccaaagaaaaaagcGATAAGCCAAAAGGGGGCAGAAAATCCAACATTTAGTAGTGAAAATCCCTATGCAAACTACACCTCTGGTGCCCAACAAATTCAACAGAGTGAGAGCGACctacaaatatatcaaaacttAGCTGTGGGCCCAGAGGAAGAATATGTAAATTATTAG
- the LOC105341804 gene encoding sialin, with protein sequence MSFESSSEDPMDYLKTKDSEKEPLLGGKVAEAPAGFGSRHVLAFLAFLGFFNVYCLRVNLSVALVAMVNSTNNDPSSVNSTECKEDIPANTTSTNTGEFNWDSNTQGLVLGAFFYGYIITQIPGGWLAEVFGGKKLFGFGVLCTAILTLLTPLAARWNLYVFVALRVIEGIGEGVTFPAMNAMWGKWAPLWERSKLLSFTYSGAQLGTVFSMPISGILCKSDFLGGWPSVFYLFGAIGCVWFAVWMLVVHDTPAQHPRISQEEKDYIETSVGTRQKLKTPWLSIWTSPAVFAICAAHFANNWGFYTMLTCLPTYMKKILHFDVQQDGFLSALPYLVCWMCQTISGQLADYIRKNQYLTTANTRKVVNSCGLLLPAILLCCVQFAGCNHAAVVAIVTFAVGLGGFCMGGFNCNHIDIASNFSGTLMGITNMFATIPGFLGPAVVGWLTSHEDTRAKWQIVFYISAAIYVTGCILFNVFARGEEQEWNIPEVSVLVYKGNKINERDRSESSQNSISSRIQSAQ encoded by the exons atgagttttgaATCTAGTTCTGAAGATCCTATGGATTACCTGAAGACTAAAGATTCAGAGAAAGAGCCATTGCTGGGAGGAAAAGTGGCAGAAGCTCCAGCTG GTTTTGGAAGCCGCCATGTTCTTGCATTTTTGGCATTTCTGGGATTTTTCAATGTGTATTGTTTACGTGTGAACCTTAGTGTGGCCTTGGTTGCTATGGTGAATTCTACAAATAATGATCCATCATCTGTAAATTCTACTGAGTGTAAGGAAGACATACCAGCCAACACAACATCAACTAATACT GGTGAATTCAACTGGGACTCTAATACCCAGGGTCTTGTTTTGGGGGCATTTTTCTACGGCTACATAATCACCCAGATCCCCGGGGGCTGGCTGGCCGAGGTGTTTGGAGGGAAGAAGCTGTTTGGTTTTGGGGTTCTTTGTACAGCAATCCTCACCCTCCTGACCCCCCTAGCAGCGCGGTGGAACCTGTATGTGTTCGTAGCTCTCAGAGTCATTGAGGGAATAGGAGAG GGTGTGACTTTTCCCGCCATGAACGCTATGTGGGGGAAGTGGGCCCCACTCTGGGAGAGAAGTAAACTGTTGAGCTTTACTTATTCTG GTGCTCAGTTAGGGACTGTCTTCTCTATGCCAATCTCTGGGATTTTGTGTAAATCAGATTTCTTAGGGGGTTGGCCATCcgtgttttatttgtttg GTGCCATTGGTTGTGTGTGGTTTGCTGTCTGGATGCTGGTTGTTCACGACACACCCGCCCAACATCCCCGGATATCCCAGGAAGAGAAGGATTACATAGAGACCTCCGTCGGAACCAGACAA aaACTTAAGACACCTTGGCTTTCTATTTGGACCTCCCCAGCAGTATTTGCGATCTGTGCCGCCCATTTTGCCAACAACTGGGGTTTCTACACTATGTTGACCTGCTTACCAACCTACATGAAGAAGATTCTTCATTTCGATGTACAGCAG GATGGATTTCTATCAGCATTGCCTTATTTAGTGTGTTGGATGTGTCAGACAATCTCTGGACAGCTCGCAGACTACATACGGAAAAATCAGTACCTAACCACTGCAAACACCAGGAAAGTGGTCAACTCCTGTG GTTTGCTGTTACCGGCCATTCTTTTGTGTTGTGTTCAGTTTGCGGGATGTAACCATGCTGCAGTGGTTGCCATAGTAACATTTGCGGTGGGTTTGGGTGGATTCTGTATGGGAGGATTCAACTGTAACCATATTGACATAGCTTCCAATTTCTCAG GGACTCTGATGGGAATAACCAACATGTTCGCCACAATCCCGGGATTCCTGGGACCCGCCGTGGTGGGATGGCTGACCAGTCACGAG GATACACGGGCTAAATGGCAGATTGTGTTTTACATCTCGGCAGCAATCTATGTGACAGGGTGTATACTTTTCAATGTGTTTGCGCGAGGAGAAGAGCAGGAGTGGAACATTCCAGAGGTGTCTGTGTTAGTGTACAAAGGGAATAAAATCAATGAACGAGACCGCTCCGAGAGTAGTCAGAACAGTATATCGTCCAGAATCCAGTCCGCGCAGTGA